The following coding sequences are from one Alosa alosa isolate M-15738 ecotype Scorff River chromosome 3, AALO_Geno_1.1, whole genome shotgun sequence window:
- the LOC125292086 gene encoding GRIP and coiled-coil domain-containing protein 2 yields MEQEPNPESITSPSGQGPGKSKLDTLSKEDLIKYAKKQIALMQRMKSKCSDLEKEVDTLKAQKNSDSDDSIIKELTERMDMVLLEKAETQQSLVLLRKEKESVKKQAQDYVEAMAKLQEKLDQAQNEHSTKLDALQKVIETAEAKHREDLEKVQQLMKDKRQDEQKNEKHKQEEIDKLKTNLEEIHKSYEDKITGFQKELEVEKKKRLAETERLREDHLKALSESHRELEDLQGQLANVCQLHEEEVRDLMLQLEENAADFEMERERLLSLQDELSEQLAMKENYLQDVQEEEEDPNRHGALKDPLVCKMLNFSGADDQNDEVSQLKTNLEDLQAQNTLFQDELTYLRNVKIELESDLNHMRQEFQLEKEELEFKIDELQMTKDDGAKTLEKNMENLHITNEGGDMTIDQQEQEVQDLKELHKTELHALEKKLLSQNKMDKETLAQEMQALRNRCEQLSVEKNCAIEECKHTQEILTSFELELGEKTGDFLKQYDAMKEQSASTVQDLQEKLRVTCSERDSLLEQVGSLQLTVKSLEDLKISSDALQKQNEEVLYQLHQKETAVVELKEILDVASSDKNNLQQCLETAQAELAKLREDYDLERSEKSVVSYSFESISKEKEGMQCRLDGLSSALESALTEKESIGTLVTDLKSKLSLAISEKDEQRSHLEAALEELAALQEKGKQSQDLINNLKSESISISNEERDKLQKSLQIMSDEQEALKMDKNAIETKLSESYGHIMNLLEQNNWDVCTDDKDLAGILDAVIAMAQQEKLDLTDRVAELTEEMERFKQQSAHTQVELQAHVEDLSREKSLLKGNLDEVVSDVEALQRDLSEMKTVNEKIRVENQELLAQIAEASEKLSAREHDGTSGGNEKSLDKINNERKELQQLLTEKDSLLKQLREDMAILQKSTHSDTTSEESMKEYTEKIAILEKESKEKDERMNKIKVVALKARKELDNSKKEVLALKEEVVALQAERDRVSNSMKDIIHGAEDCKNLMMDYDKQTELLDKEREKLEGAEKQIGDLTKRLQTAMQQHEQFESEREDLKARLETLQTNVRQLEAQALEMHKVKCALEKDLEGERLLKEQKVKEHVSAVKEVEELQSQLRRQKQQLQQTAQELEQLRRDAQQSTLLDMEMADYERLVKELNSKITEKDTKIEDLGRQLQTQKKREESLSEEIESLKSQVDQGEEKSSKMKQLLVKTKKDLADAKKNEASQMLSNAALKGELEAHQQQLEGYKIQCSELTAERHRLQGQLKASAEQHQRTSGSYQLRLTTLQEECSTAKAELAATTSEFESYKVRVHNVLKQQKNKSSAQNDSDVTKQEREHMESMLEQLTSRLQDTQHNLQASSAELQQLQTEHDTLLERHNKILQETVVKEAELRERLLTLQSENMALKAEHAQTVSQLSSQADVLRSSFREQLRHAQDEHRGTVETLQQQLGRLENQLFQLQKESSASSTPLQQGKKLMQERRPTDLPLLELQSMAREEGEGMETTETESVSSAGTPLPSLEQLLSSPDPKHEPFVWQVEPTKEELTQKLNTATRSMEHMNGLLHETEATNAILMEQITLLKSEVRRLERNHEREKSVANLEYLKNVLLQFIFLHSGSERQALLPVIHTMLQLSPEEKSKLAAIAQGEEEADRSRGSGWSSYLHSWSGIR; encoded by the exons ATGGAG CAAGAGCCGAATCCAGAGTCTATAACTTCTCCCTCTGGTCAAGGGCCTGGAAAGTCGAAG CTGGACACACTGTCAAAAGAAGACTTAATCAAGTatgcaaaaaaacaaatagcttTAATGCAGAGGATGAAATCAAAATGCTCAG ATTTGGAAAAAGAAGTTGACACACTCAAAGCCCAGAAGAATAGTGATTCAGATGATTCTATTATCAAG GAATTGACAGAGAGGATGGATATGGTTCTTCTGGAGAAAGCAGAAACACAGCAGAGCCTGGTCCTTCttcgcaaagaaaaggaaagtgTTAAAAAGCAGGCACAG GATTATGTTGAGGCAATGGCAAAACTTCAAGAAAAGCTGGATCAAGCACAGAATGAGCACTCAACAAAACTTGATGCTCTACAAAAAGTAATTGAAACAGCAGAAGCTAAACACAGAGAAGACCTTGAAAAAGTTCAACAGCTCATGAAGGACAAAAGACAAGATGAacagaaaaatgaaaaacataaacaagAGGAAATTGACAAATTGAAGACCAATCTAGAAGAAATTCACAAAAGCTATGAGGATAAGATAACTGGCTTTCAGAAGGAGCTAGAGgtagagaagaaaaagaggctTGCTGAGACTGAAAGGCTCCGAGAGGATCACTTAAAGGCACTCTCAGAGTCCCACCGTGAACTGGAAGACCTCCAGGGgcagttggcaaacgtttgccAGCTACATGAAGAAGAGGTCAGAGACTTGATGTTGCAGCTGGAGGAGAATGCAGCAGACtttgagatggaaagagagcgACTCTTATCTCTCCAGGATGAGCTTTCAGAGCAGCTTGCAATGAAGGAAAATTATCTGCAAGatgtgcaggaggaggaggaggaccctAACAGACATGGGGCACTTAAAGATCCATTAGTCTGTAAAATGTTGAATTTCTCAGGTGCAGATGACCAGAATGATGAGGTGAGTCAACTGAAGACAAACTTAGAAGACTTGCAGGCCCAGAACACCTTGTTTCAAGATGAACTCACATACCTACGTAATGTGAAAATAGAGCTGGAATCTGATCTAAATCACATGAGACAGGAATTCCAACTGGAGAAAGAAGAACTTGAGTTCAAGATTGATGAACTTCAAATGACCAAAGATGATGGTGCAAAAACTTTAGAGAAAAATATGGAAAACCTTCACATCACTAATGAGGGAGGTGATATGACAATTGATCAGCAGGAACAAGAGGTTCAAGACTTGAAAGAACTTCACAAGACTGAATTACATGCACTTGAAAAAAAGCTGCtctcacaaaacaaaatggatAAAGAGACACTGGCCCAAGAAATGCAGGCGCTAAGAAACAGGTGCGAGCAACTGTCTGTTGAGAAGAATTGTGCCATTGAAGAGTGCAAGCACACCCAGGAAATTCTGACGAGTTTTGAGTTAGAGCTAGGAGAAAAAACAGGTGACTTTTTAAAGCAGTATGATGCCATGAAGGAGCAAAGTGCATCTACTGTTCAGGATTTACAAGAGAAACTGAGGGTGACATGCAGTGAACGAGACAGCTTACTGGAGCAAGTTGGGAGCCTTCAACTTACAGTAAAGTCATTGGAGGACCTCAAGATCTCCTCAGATGCTTTGCAAAAGCAAAATGAAGAAGTTCTGTACCAGCTTCACCAAAAAGAGACTGCTGTGGTGGAGCTGAAAGAGATACTGGATGTGGCATCATCAGACAAAAACAATCTTCAACAGTGTTTAGAGACCGCACAGGCAGAATTGGCTAAACTTAGAGAAGACTATGATTTGGAGAGATCAGAGAAATCAGTGGTCTCTTACAGTTTTGAAAGCATATCCAAGGAAAAGGAAGGGATGCAGTGTAGGCTAGATGGACTATCATCAGCTCTTGAAAGTGCCTTAACTGAAAAGGAGAGCATTGGCACACTAGTGACAGATTTGAAGAGCAAACTCTCTCTGGCCATCTCCGAGAAGGATGAGCAGCGTAGCCATCTTGAAGCGGCTCTGGAGGAGCTTGCTGCTCTTCAGGAAAAAGGAAAGCAGTCCCAAGATCTTATCAACAACCTGAAATCAGAATCCATTAGCATATCGAATGAAGAAAGGGATAAACTTCAAAAGAGCCTTCAGATTATGTCAGATGAGCAGGAAGCACTAAAAATGGACAAGAATGCCATTGAAACAAAGCTCTCTGAATCTTATGGTCATATCATGAACTTACTTGAACAAAATAACTGGGATGTATGCACAGATGACAAGGATCTTGCTGGTATTTTAGATGCTGTCATAGCAATGGCACAACAGGAAAAACTTGATCTGACCGACAGGGTAGCAGAACTgacagaagagatggagagatttaAGCAACAGAGCGCCCACACTCAGGTTGAACTCCAGGCTCACGTAGAGGACCTCAGTCGTGAGAAGAGCTTATTAAAGGGCAATCTTGATGAGGTTGTGTCTGATGTAGAAGCCTTACAGAGAGATCTTTCTGAAAtgaagactgtgaatgaaaaGATCAGAGTGGAAAACCAAGAGCTGCTTGCTCAAATTGCTGAAGCATCTGAGAAGTTGTCAGCCAGAGAACATGATGGAACGTCAGGGGGAAACGAGAAGAGCTTGGATAAAATCAATAATGAGAGAAAGGAGCTCCAGCAGCTGCTGACAGAGAAAGACTCCCTTCTGAAGCAGCTGAGAGAGGATATGGCTATTTTACAG AAATCGACTCACAGTGATACCACCAGTGAAGAAAGCATGAAGGAGTACACTGAGAAAATAG CAATACTGGAAAAGGAGAGCAAAGAAAAGGACGAGAGGATGAACAAAATCAAAGTGGTGGCTTTGAAGGCCAGAAAAGAACTGGATAATAGCAAAAAGGAG GTTCTTGCATTGAAAGAAGAGGTGGTAGCTTTACAAGCAGAGCGGGACAGAGTTTCCAACTCCATGAAAGACATTATCCATGGGGCTGAAGACTGTAAG AACCTCATGATGGATTATGATAAGCAGACTGAGCTATTGGATAAGGAGCGAGAGAAGCTTGAGGGGGCGGAGAAACAAATTGGAGATTTGACCAAACGTCTGCAAACTGCCATGCAGCAG CATGAGCAGTTTGAGTCGGAGAGAGAGGACTTGAAGGCTCGATTGGAGACTCTGCAGACTAACGTCAGGCAGCTGGAGGCTCAAGCTTTAGAAATGCACAAAGTCAAATGTGCACTTGAAAAGGACCTGGAGGGAGAAAGGCTCTTAAAAGAACAAAAAGTCAAG GAGCACGTGTCTGCTGTtaaggaggtggaggagctcCAGAGTCAGCTGCGTAGACagaagcagcagctgcagcagactGCACAGGAACTCGAGCAGCTTCGCAGG GATGCTCAGCAGAGCACTCTCCTGGACATGGAAATGGCCGACTATGAGCGCCTGGTTAAAGAGCTCAACAGTAAGATCACAGAGAAAGACACCAAGATTGAGGATCTGGGAAGGCAGCTACAGAcccagaaaaagagagaggaaagcctGAGCGAGGAGATCG AATCCCTGAAGTCCCAGGTAGACCAAGGGGAAGAGAAATCATCCAAGATGAAACAGCTGCTggtgaaaacaaaaaaggatTTGGCTGATGCCAAGAAAAAT GAAGCTTCTCAGATGCTTTCCAATGCTGCTTTGAAGGGAGAACTGGAGGCACACCAACAACAACTGGAAGGCTATAAG ATTCAGTGCAGTGAGCTAACAGCTGAGCGTCACCGACTGCAGGGGCAGCTGAAGGCTTCGGCTGAGCAGCATCAGAGGACGTCAGGATCCTATCAGCTGAGACTGACCACCCTACAGGAGGAGTGCAGCACAGCTAAG GCTGAACTGGCTGCAACCACATCAGAATTTGAGAGCTACAAAGTGCGTGTGCATAATGTTCTAAAGCAGCAGAAAAACAAGAGCTCGGCCCAAAATGACAGTGATGTCACTAAGCAGGAAAG GGAGCACATGGAGAGCATGCTGGAGCAGCTGACGTCTCGGTTACAGGACACGCAGCACAACCTCCAGGCCAGCAGTGCAGAGCTGCAGCAGCTGCAGACGGAGCACGACACACTGCTGGAGCGCCACAACAAGATCCTGCAGGAGACCGTTGTCAAAGAGGCCGAACTccgtgagag GCTCTTGACACTGCAGTCTGAGAACATGGCTCTGAAAGCGGAGCATGCCCAGACGGTCAGTCAGCTGAGCTCGCAGGCCGACGTCCTTCGCAGCAGCTTCCGGGAGCAGTTGCGCCACGCGCAGGACGAGCATCGCGGCACGGTGGAGACGCTGCAGCAGCAGCTCGGCCGCCTGGAGAACCAGCTCTTCCAGCTGCAGAAGGAGTCCAGCGCCA GCTCAACCCCCCTGCAGCAGGGTAAGAAATTGATGCAGGAGCGGAGGCCCACGGACCTGCCTCTGTTAGAGCTGCAGTCCATGGCgcgagaggagggagagggcatGGAGACGACCGAGACTGAGTCCGTGTCCTCTGCAGGCACGCCGCTGccctccctggagcaactcctctcctctccagatCCCAAACATG agCCATTTGTGTGGCAGGTGGAGCCCACAAAAGAAGAGCTGACTCAAAAACTGAACACAGCTACGCGTAGCATGGAACACATGAATGGGCTGCTGCATGAAACAGAGGCTACAAACGCCATCCTCATGGAACAGATCacg CTGCTGAAGAGCGAGGTGCGGCGACTGGAGAGGAACCATGAGCGGGAGAAGTCGGTGGCCAACCTGGAGTACCTGAAGAACGTGCTCCTGCAGTTCATCTTCCTGCACTCGGGCAGTGAGAGGCAGGCCCTGCTGCCCGTCATCCACACCATGCTGCAGCTCAGCCCTGAGGAGAAGAGCAAGCTAGCCGCCATCGCTCAGG GTGAAGAGGAAGCAGACCGGTCCCGAGGCTCTGGGTGGTCCTCCTACCTGCACAGCTGGTCTGGGATCCGATGA